CTGTTCTTTCTTCTTTTCTCCCTTTTCGTCAATGCTTTCTACAAAATCTAGAATGCGCTCCTCATTTTTTTCGGCGTAGGACTTATGCTTTTCATCAGTCATGGATTTGAGCCTCAGTAGTTGATTTATTCAAAATCGATACGTACAATTTAGTTATAGACTCGGGCCTTACCCTCTACTGAATGAGTGATTTACGCTGGCCGACGTTCTACCCCGAAGCCTACTCCTGAGAAAAGCCGGACGACCCCAAACCAGAGGTTAGCTAAAGAGCCTCGGATAAATTCTCAGGGCGGCCAGTCTGGCCATCACCACCATCCACCCCGCCAGCCAGAGCAGCAGCAGGGGCCACTCGGGGGGCAGCCCCAGGGGCCAGCGCAGCAAATCTACCAGGGAGGCCAGGGGCAAAAACGCGGCAAACTGGGCCAGCAGCGGCGGCAGGGTGTCACGGGGAAAGTAGGTGCCACAGAGGGTAAACATGGGAATGATTACCAGAAAAATCGGCACATTTACCTGGTCAACCTTATCCACCGCCCCGGCAACCAGTAGACCAAAGGCCCCAAACAGCAGGCTGCCCAGCACAATCAGCGGCAGCGACAGCACCAGGCTAGAGGGGTCATAGAGGTTGGCCAGTACGGCGACCAGCCCGGTGAGGGTGCCCGCAATGATGCCCTTAGTCGCCGCCCAAAACCAGTCGCCCAAAAATACATCGGTGTAGCTCAGGGGGGCGGTCAGCAGCGCCTGCCAGGTCTTCTGAAAATTTAGTCGAATGAAGCTGCTGTAGGCTCCCTCAAAAAACGACTGAAACAGCACCCCAATGGCAATCATTCCCGGAGCCAAAAACCGCGCGTAGGGAATCATCTGCCCCAGGTATTCCACATCGCCAATCAGCGGGGTGAGGCCGTAGCCAAAGGCCAGCAGGTAGACAATGGGCTCAGAGATGGGCGGCAGGCAGTTCACCAACCAGGTGCTGCGATACACCTGAAAATGCCGCCACCAAACCGAATACACCCCCCAGGGGGTAGCGGAAATAAGCTTCATTCGAGCACGCTCCCGGTGAGGCGAAGGAACACATCTTCTAAGTTAGCGGGCCGCCGCAGGAGGCGGCTGGGCTGGCAGGACTCGATCGCAGCCCAGAGGGTGGCGGCCTCGCCCTCGGGCAGGGTGACCAGGTGACCGCCGCCAAAGGCTCGATACCAGGCGGCGTGGCGATCGGCCAGGGCTTTGAGCCGCTCTGCCCCAACGCCCTCCACCTCGGCCACCTCACGGCCAATGACGCGGGCCACCAGGTCGGTAGGGGTGCCCTCGTCGATCACTTTGCCCTGCTGGAGGAGCAGCAGGCGATCGCACAGCCTTTGCGCCTCATCCATATAGTGGGTGGTGAGCAAAATGCCGCAGCCGCTGGCTTTTAAGTGCTGCACCAGCCGCCAAAACTCCTGGCGGGCGTCGGGGTCGAGGCCGGTGGTGGGCTCATCTAAAAACACGATCTTGGGTCGATTCAGCAGGGCGCGGGCCAGCACCAGTTTCCGCTTCATGCCGCCGGAAAGCTCATCCACCGGGGCGTCGGCCCGGTGCTCCAGATTCACCAGGGCTAACAGTTCCCCCGCCCGCTGCCGCGCCGCCGCCCCGGTAATCCGGTAGTGGTGGGCAAAGTGGGTGAGGTTTTTAAACACCGTAAAGTCGGGGTCGAGGTTGTCTTCCTGGGTGACGATGCCCATCTGGGCGCGGGCCAGCTGCCCCTGCCCCGGCAGCTGCCAGGGGCCAAACTGCACAAACCCCCGCGTGGGAATAACGGTGCCAAACAGCATGCCCACCGTGGTGGTCTTCCCCGCCCCATTTGGCCCCAGCAGCCCAACAATCTCGCCGGGGGCCAGGGTAAAGCTGACGCCCTGCACCACCGCCTCGTCACCGTAGGTTTTCCAGAGGTCGTGGGCCTTCAAACTCAGCGCATCCACCACCACTCGCTCCTAATTGATATAAATGTACCCATCGCCCCCTAGGTTAAGACCGTCAGAAAACGTTCCCACGTTTGCACGCTCTCACGTTTGCATGTTTGCACGTTCTACGTTTAGAGAGAAAATGTCCCAACCAGACTAGCTACATCTCCACTCCCCGCTCCCCGCCCTCTATCCCCTCCCCCCGGCACTCTAACAAAATCTCTCCCAAACCATCCTGATTCCCTCTGCCAAACCAGAAATATGAACTGGTAGATGCACCCTGATTATTCCCTGGCCCTCGGGTTGGGGAATTTTTTTTGCCCCAAGGGGCCTCGGGGGCGGGCTGAGGAGTTCTGAAAAATTCAGGTTAAACTGGGGCAGAATTTGGGCATCTGCGGCGGTTTTGCCAATGGATTTCGAGGAGATTGCTGTACACATCAACCAGGTTGCTGTGGAGCGCAAGGGGCGACCGCTGAAGGATGTGGAGCGTCTGGTGCTGAAGGGGTCGTGGGAGAACAAGACCTACTCGGCGATGGCAACCCCCGCCGCTGGCTACACCGAAGACTATCTCAAAAAAGATGTCGGCCCCAAGCTCTGGCAGATGCTCACCGAGCTGGTGGATGCCGATCTCCAGGGCGTACGGGTGACGAAGCGCAATATTCAAAACGTGCTGCAAACCTGGATGGTGCAGGGGTTGGCGGCGGCTGAGCCCGCTATGGCGGGGGCGATCGCAGCGGCACCGCCCCCGCCCCCCGTCGCCCCCGCCCTGGTGGTGCGCGAGTCGCCCCGCCTAGACCTGGCCGACTGTGCGGGTCGTCAGGCCGAACTGGCCACGCTGAGCCAGTGGATTTTGGAGGAACGCTGCCGCACGGTGGTGCTGTGGGGGCTACCGGGGGTGGGAAAGACCACGGTGGCGGCGGCGATCGCCGCCGCCGTGGCCCCCCAGGTAGAGCAGTGCGGCTACCTGGCGCTGACCGCCGAGGCGACAGAGCGAGATATTTTGGGGGCGATCGCCCGCTGGCTCGATCCGCAGGCGGCGATCGCCGCTCCCCTGGCGCTGGTCAACTGGATTTTTGATCAGCTCGAGCAGCGCCGCGTTCTGCTGATTGTTGACGGGCTAGAGCAGTGCTTTGCCCCCCAGCAGTTGGCGGGCAGCTACCGGGCCAGCACCAGCGCTTTGCAGCATTTCTTTCATCGGGGGGCCGAGCACCACCACCAGAGCTGTCTGATCTGGGTGAGCCGCGAGAGGCCCGCCGATTTTTCCCAAGTGCAGGGGCCGCGGGTGCGCGACTGCGCCCTGGGCGATCTCACCGTCGCCGCCGCCCGGGCCCTGCTTCAGGCCCCGACCCCGCCCGACCCCACCGACGACTGGGCAGCGCTGCTCGACCGCTACGGCAGTCACCCGCTGGTGCTGCGGGGGGTGGGGGCAACCCTGCGCGAGGTCTACCAGGGCCAGCCCCGGGGGTTGCTCCTGTCCGCCAAGGGGGCTGTGCCCGTGGTCGTGCACCGCACCTTTACCCAGGCCCTGGAGCGCCTGACGCCTGAAGAATGGGCGCTGCTCTACCGGCTGGCCCTGGCCCAGGAGCCGGTGGCCCTCGACGACCTCAGCGGCGCTATGCAGCCGCCCAGCACCGACGCTGGTGTGCAGTCGGTGCTGGGGCGCGGCTGGGTTCAGACCCAGGCCACCGAGGGGCGCGCTCTGGTGCTGAGCCTGAGCCCCGTGGTGGAGACCCTGGTGCTAGAGCGCCTGCTGGGGGCGCTCACCGCTGAGCTTGAGGCCGAGGCCTTTGACTGGCTTCAGCGGTTGCCCCTGGTCACCATGACCGCTCGGGAAGTCGTGCAGGAGCGCCAGCGGGAAGCCATGCTGCTGCCG
The nucleotide sequence above comes from Nodosilinea sp. PGN35. Encoded proteins:
- a CDS encoding ABC transporter permease yields the protein MKLISATPWGVYSVWWRHFQVYRSTWLVNCLPPISEPIVYLLAFGYGLTPLIGDVEYLGQMIPYARFLAPGMIAIGVLFQSFFEGAYSSFIRLNFQKTWQALLTAPLSYTDVFLGDWFWAATKGIIAGTLTGLVAVLANLYDPSSLVLSLPLIVLGSLLFGAFGLLVAGAVDKVDQVNVPIFLVIIPMFTLCGTYFPRDTLPPLLAQFAAFLPLASLVDLLRWPLGLPPEWPLLLLWLAGWMVVMARLAALRIYPRLFS
- a CDS encoding ABC transporter ATP-binding protein, producing the protein MVDALSLKAHDLWKTYGDEAVVQGVSFTLAPGEIVGLLGPNGAGKTTTVGMLFGTVIPTRGFVQFGPWQLPGQGQLARAQMGIVTQEDNLDPDFTVFKNLTHFAHHYRITGAAARQRAGELLALVNLEHRADAPVDELSGGMKRKLVLARALLNRPKIVFLDEPTTGLDPDARQEFWRLVQHLKASGCGILLTTHYMDEAQRLCDRLLLLQQGKVIDEGTPTDLVARVIGREVAEVEGVGAERLKALADRHAAWYRAFGGGHLVTLPEGEAATLWAAIESCQPSRLLRRPANLEDVFLRLTGSVLE